The Syntrophaceae bacterium genomic interval AGCGCCGTCATAGGGGATGTCGTGGACATCTCCCGCGAAATCCTGAAAGGCACCTCCTGCAGAGTTCCCCACCGGACCCTCGGAGAAGAGTTCCTGGAGGATATTTGCCTGGTCCCCTTTGACGAGATGACGACGAACTACTACTTTCGCTTCACAGCCGCCGATCGTGCTGGAGTCCTTTCAAAGATCTCCGGCATCCTGGGTGAAAAGAATATCAGCATCGCCTCCGTTATCCAGAAAGGGAAAAAGCAAGGCGGGGCCGTACCGGTCGTGATGACGACATACAAGGCCAGGGAAAAGGACGTGAGGGAGGCCCTCAAGCATATAGACCAGCTGGACGTAGTCCATGGAGAAACAATCCTGATCCGGATCGAGGACGAGAATCTTTGATGAAATATGTAATTCTCCTGGGAGACGGAATGGCGGATCGACCATTGGCCGAACTGGGCGGAAAGACCCCCCTGGAAGCCGCCCGCACGCCCAACATGGATCGCATTGCCGGAACCGGCCTGATCGGACTCGTGGATACCATCCCGGAAGGACTCGTGCCGGGCAGCGACGTGGCGAACCTGTCCGTGCTCGGCTACGATCCACGCAGCGTTTACAGTGGCCGGGGGCCTCTGGAAGCCGCCAATATGGGCGTCCGGCTCAAACCCGATGACGTGGCGTTCCGCTGCAACCTGGTGACCCTCGCAGGGAATGACCTGGACGTTATGGACAGTTACAGCGCCGGCCACATCGGGACGGATGAGGCCGCCTCGATCATCACCGACCTGCACCGTTGCCTTGGGAGTGATGAATTTCAGTTCCATCCCGGTATCAGTTACAGACACCTCTTGGTCTGGAAAGGCGGGAAGGCCTCTCTGGCCACCACTCCCCCTCATGATATTACGGGACGGAAGACAGCCTCCTATTTACCAAAAGGAGAAGGGGAGCAGGCGATTCTGCGCCTCATGGAGGACGCCGCCCCGCTCCTGAGCGGCCATCCCATCAACCGGCAGCGGATTGCAGCCGGGAAAAAGCCCGCCAATGGCATCTGGCCCTGGGGGCAGGGGTTGGCACCGCGCCTTGTTCCACTTACGGAGACATACGGAATCCTCGGGGGAATGATCTCGGCGGTGGATCTCCTTAACGGCATGGGAGTGTACGCAGGCCTGAACGTAATCCGGGTCGAGGGCGCCACCGGCTTCACCGACACCAACTACATCGGCAAGGCGCAAAAAGCGATTGAGTCTCTGGGGGAGATGGATTTCATCTTCGTTCATGTGGAAGCCCCCGATGAAATGGGCCATGCAGGGGACATCGAGGGGAAAATCAGGGCCATTGAAGACTTTGATGAAAAGGTGGTTGGAACGGTCCTGAAGGGGCTGGAGACGCTGAAACCTTACCGGATCATGGTGTTGAGCGATCACCCGACGCCGATCAAGCTGCGGACCCATTCGTCCGAACCGAGTCCCTTTGCGGTCCTCTCCTCCGAGAGAGAGGAGAATCCCGGCCGGGGTGCCGTCTACTCGGAGGCGGAGGGTAGGCGATCAGGGCTTCTCCTTTCCCCGGGATATCTTCTGATGGAGCGGTTCATTCGGGGACGGCTCCATGCCTAGGCACCGCGTCCAGGTCCGGGTGATCTATGCGGACACGGACGCCATGGGGATTGTCTACCATACGAATTATATCCGCTGGTTCGAAATCGGACGGACGGAGTTGCTGCGCGACATGGGGCTCAGTCATGCCCGGATGGAAGGAGAACCTTTCCTTCTTCCACTGACTCGCGTTTATTGCCATTATCTTGTCCCGGCCCGGATCGACCAGTTGCTGACGCTGGAAACGGAAATCGCCTACCTCAAACGAGCGAGCGTCAAGTTTCATTACGAAATCTGGGATGAGCGTCGTGAGGTGAAAATGGTGGAAGGATACTCGGTCCATGCGTGTACCGACCGGAACGGGCGGATCGTGCGGTTGCCCGATTTCTGCATCCGGCAGGTCCTTCATCACGAACCGCAGTTGAAAGGAGAAAAACATGGCGGATAAAACCCAGGAACTGGACCTGAAAGGACCGGACCGCTTCCAGACACTGATTATGAATATAACCCGATACGTATCGGAGAACAGGAAGCAGTTTTACATCGGCACAGCGGCCGCTGTTGTTGTTGTTCTGACAGTCAGCGGCTGGTTTTTCTATCGATGGCAGGATGAAAAAAGCGCCTCCGCACTGTACGGACAGGCGATGAGCAAGGCGCGGGGTGAGCAGGTCCAGCCGGCGGATGTCGTCAAGGCCTACCAGGAAGTCGTAACCCGGCATCCTTCAAGCCAGGCAGCGGCCCTGGCCTCATTCCGCCTGGGAAACATCCATTACCTGCTAAAGGACTACGATGCCTCCCTGAAAGCCTACCAGACTTTCCTTTCCCATGCCCCCGCCCGGAGCGACCTCGTGACGCTCGCCTATACGGGGGAGGGATACTGCCATGAGGCAAAAGGGGATTTCAAGAACGCCCTCTCTTCATTTGAAAAGGCCGAAAAATCGAAGGGTGGCACCCACTTTGAGTCCATGACATTGCGAAACATCGCCAGAACTTACGAGTCATTGAACGATCCTGCAAAGGCGCTGGATTATTACAAGAAGGCGTTGGGAAAGAGCAATGATCCTTTTGTTGAAAGCCTCATCAAGGTAAAAATCGCCACGCTGGGATAGGGCGATCCGCGACCCAATCAATCATGCCGAGCCTATCCACTCTGCAGGTCGTTCCGGAACTCCTTAAGCGAGAGGACATCCGGAACCGCCTGTTTTTCAGTATTCTTGTCACGATTCTGGCCATCCAGGTCTGGGCCGCCCTGGTCAATATTCATTTTGGGATCGACAGCATCCAGATGATGTCTGTTTTCGAATCCGATGAAACCGCGGCCGTGGCCCGAACCCAGAAGAACCTCGCCGAAGGAGACCTATCCCCGGACGGGATGTTTCAATATGGTTTCTTCTTCAACACGCTGGCCTACTGGACTGTTCGTTTCTTCCAGTTTCTGGGCTACAACCGGGACACGACAGTGGCTTTTCTGGCCATCAACTACCGTCTGATCGCCGTTTTGTCATTTCTCCTGCTTCTCTTTCTTTTTCAGCGCCTCTCGCTGCTCCTGGTCAAATCCCGCGAGCTCTCCTGGCTCAGTGTGCTTCTGCTCGCTTCCGTCCAGCAGATCTATTACTGGTCTCAGACGATTCACCCCGACATCACGCAGACCATGCTGATCGTGGCAGCCGCCTGGGTGGCACTGAAATCACACATGTTCCGAAATGCCAACTGGGCAGCCTTTCTGGCCGGCATGGCCTTCGGAACGAAATACGGAGGGATCTTCATCCTTCCATTTCTTTTCATCCCGGCTCTGATGAACGACCGGCCGGATCTGTCCCTGAAAGGAAAGCTCCGCGGGAAGGCCCCGCTGTTCCTCCTCTCTTTCCTTCTGGGGTGGCTTATCTTCAATCCCTATGTCATTTTCAATTTCATCCATTTCCTGCGCTGGTTGAAGTTGATCATTGTGTACACATTGACAGGTTTTGTCGGATCCACCGGACAAATCACATCGGCTAATCCGTTGCTCTGGTTCCCCGTCCTCTACAGGGCGTTTTATACGCCGGGCGCCCTCGTCATGCTGGCGGGACTCTTTCCCGCCTTGTGGTTCCTGGTCCAATCCATAAAACGAAGGGAAGGGCTTCGGGAACCCGACACATTGAACCGGATTGTCATCGGAGCCTACTGTCTTTTCGCCTTAGTCCACATCCTTCTGGGCGTCAAATCCCGCGAAGTGAGATACGCCTTTCATTTCATCCCGTTTCTCATTCTCCTGTCATTCACCGGATGGGCGATCCTGTCCTGCCGGATGAAGCAAAGGGGAAGGGCGATTCTTTCTTTCGCCCTGCTCCTTCTGATCGCACCAGCCAACCTGAACGCAGTCCATTCCATGGCATCCTGTTCAAACAAGGAATCGGATGCCCGGCTTGCCTCGGGGCGTGTCCTGGAGGAACGGTATTCTCCAGATACAAGGATACTGGCCGATTTTTACGCCTACGTCCCCCCCAAGTTCAAAAACACCCTGGTGGAATGGGGAATCAGAAGCGAGTCGATTCTACGGGAAAATCCTCAGGTCATTCTCGTCAGCCGGGCCATGACGGGCCGCTGGATCTGGAAAGCACCAGGCACGTCGTTCCGCGACGGGTCTTTCGTGACAAACCCATCCTACCCGGAAGCACAGCTGCGTTCAGTCCGGGATGTATTCTCCATGCTGTTCTCGAACCCCTCAAGGACATATCGTGCAATCTACGAGGATGACCACGTATTGATCCTGGAACAGCAGAATCTTCCGGAAGGAAAAGGTCAACCATGAAGATTCCTTCCACTGGACAGCAATACGTACAGGAAGGCACGCAGGCCGGTCATCGATTTTCGGAGACCCGTTCCGCACATTGGAACAAAGTCGCCAATACGTGTAATCCGTGGCGCGGGTTGGGAGGGGCTTACCGCTCCCGCCTTGTGGAGGTCTATGGCTTCCTGATTCCGCCCGGATCCACGATTCTGGAACTGGGATGCGGCCGGGGAGACCTGCTCGCTTCCCTCCGGCCGTCAAGGGGCATCGGGGTTGATTTCTCCACTGCCATGATTGAACAGGGAAGGCAATATCATCCGGAAATCCATTTTGTCTGCGAAGACGTACAC includes:
- a CDS encoding cofactor-independent phosphoglycerate mutase, translating into MKYVILLGDGMADRPLAELGGKTPLEAARTPNMDRIAGTGLIGLVDTIPEGLVPGSDVANLSVLGYDPRSVYSGRGPLEAANMGVRLKPDDVAFRCNLVTLAGNDLDVMDSYSAGHIGTDEAASIITDLHRCLGSDEFQFHPGISYRHLLVWKGGKASLATTPPHDITGRKTASYLPKGEGEQAILRLMEDAAPLLSGHPINRQRIAAGKKPANGIWPWGQGLAPRLVPLTETYGILGGMISAVDLLNGMGVYAGLNVIRVEGATGFTDTNYIGKAQKAIESLGEMDFIFVHVEAPDEMGHAGDIEGKIRAIEDFDEKVVGTVLKGLETLKPYRIMVLSDHPTPIKLRTHSSEPSPFAVLSSEREENPGRGAVYSEAEGRRSGLLLSPGYLLMERFIRGRLHA
- a CDS encoding acyl-CoA thioesterase is translated as MPRHRVQVRVIYADTDAMGIVYHTNYIRWFEIGRTELLRDMGLSHARMEGEPFLLPLTRVYCHYLVPARIDQLLTLETEIAYLKRASVKFHYEIWDERREVKMVEGYSVHACTDRNGRIVRLPDFCIRQVLHHEPQLKGEKHGG
- a CDS encoding tetratricopeptide repeat protein — protein: MADKTQELDLKGPDRFQTLIMNITRYVSENRKQFYIGTAAAVVVVLTVSGWFFYRWQDEKSASALYGQAMSKARGEQVQPADVVKAYQEVVTRHPSSQAAALASFRLGNIHYLLKDYDASLKAYQTFLSHAPARSDLVTLAYTGEGYCHEAKGDFKNALSSFEKAEKSKGGTHFESMTLRNIARTYESLNDPAKALDYYKKALGKSNDPFVESLIKVKIATLG